Proteins from a single region of Nerophis ophidion isolate RoL-2023_Sa linkage group LG10, RoL_Noph_v1.0, whole genome shotgun sequence:
- the LOC133561256 gene encoding uncharacterized protein LOC133561256 isoform X2: MYGAAYIVWGHLYRAVYIVWGHLYGAAYIVWGHLYGAAYIVWGHLYRAVYIVWGHLYGAAYIVWGHLYGAAYIVWGHLYRAVYIVWGHLYGAVYIVWGHLYRVAYVVWGHLYGAAYIVWGHLYRAVYIVWGHLYRAVYIVWGHLYGAAYIVWGHLYGAAYIVWGHLYGAAYIVWGHLYRAVYIVWGHLYRAVYIVWGHLYGAAYIVWGHLYGAAYIVWGHLYRAVYIVWGHLYGAVYIVWGHLYGAAYIVWGHLYRVAYVVWGHLYGAAYIVWGHLYGAAYVVWGHLYGAAYIVWGHLYGAAYIVWGHLYRAVYIVWGHLYGAVYIVWGHLYRVAYVVWGHLYGAAYIVWGHLYGAAYVVWGHLYRAVYVTEVNCK, from the exons ATGTATGGTGCAGCGTATATTGTTTGGGGACACCTGTATCGTGCAGTGTATATTGTTTGGGGACACCTGTATGGTGCAGCGTATATTGTTTGGGGACACCTGTATGGTGCAGCGTATATTGTTTGGGGACACCTGTATCGTGCAGTGTATATTGTTTGGGGACACCTGTATGGTGCAGCGTATATTGTTTGGGGACACCTGTATGGTGCAGCGTATATTGTTTGGGGACACCTGTATCGTGCAGTGTATATTGTTTGGGGACACCTGTATGGTGCAGTGTATATTGTTTGGGGACACCTGTATCGTGTAGCGTATGTTGTTTGGGGACACCTGTATGGTGCAGCGTATATTGTTTGGGGACACCTGTATCGTGCAGTGTATATTGTTTGGGGACACCTGTATCGTGCAGTGTATATTGTTTGGGGACACCTGTATGGTGCAGCGTATATTGTTTGGGGACACCTGTATGGTGCAGCGTATATTGTTTGGGGACACCTGTATGGTGCAGCGTATATTGTTTGGGGACACCTGTATCGTGCAGTGTATATTGTTTGGGGACACCTGTATCGTGCAGTGTATATTGTTTGGGGACACCTGTATGGTGCAGCGTATATTGTTTGGGGACACCTGTATGGTGCAGCGTATATTGTTTGGGGACACCTGTATCGTGCAGTGTATATTGTTTGGGGACACCTGTATGGTGCAGTGTATATTGTTTGGGGACACCTGTATGGTGCAGCGTATATTGTTTGGGGACACCTGTATCGTGTAGCGTATGTTGTTTGGGGACACCTGTATGGTGCAGCGTATATTGTTTGGGGACACCTGTATggtgcagcatatgttgtttggGGACACCTGTATGGTGCAGCGTATATTGTTTGGGGACACCTGTATGGTGCAGCGTATATTGTTTGGGGACACCTGTATCGTGCAGTGTATATTGTTTGGGGACACCTGTATGGTGCAGTGTATATTGTTTGGGGACAC CTGTATCGTGTAGCGTATGTTGTTTGGGGACACCTGTATGGTGCAGCGTATATTGTTTGGGGACACCTGTATggtgcagcatatgttgtttggGGACACCTGTATCGTGCAGTGTATGTTACTGAAGTCAATTGTAAATAA
- the LOC133561256 gene encoding uncharacterized protein LOC133561256 isoform X1 translates to MYGAAYIVWGHLYRAVYIVWGHLYGAAYIVWGHLYGAAYIVWGHLYRAVYIVWGHLYGAAYIVWGHLYGAAYIVWGHLYRAVYIVWGHLYGAVYIVWGHLYRVAYVVWGHLYGAAYIVWGHLYRAVYIVWGHLYRAVYIVWGHLYGAAYIVWGHLYGAAYIVWGHLYGAAYIVWGHLYRAVYIVWGHLYRAVYIVWGHLYGAAYIVWGHLYGAAYIVWGHLYRAVYIVWGHLYGAVYIVWGHLYRVAYVVWGHLYGAAYIVWGHLYGAAYVVWGHLYGAAYIVWGHLYGAAYIVWGHLYRAVYIVWGHLYGAVYIVWGHLYGAAYIVWGHLYRVAYVVWGHLYGAAYIVWGHLYGAAYVVWGHLYRAVYVTEVNCK, encoded by the exons ATGTATGGTGCAGCGTATATTGTTTGGGGACACCTGTATCGTGCAGTGTATATTGTTTGGGGACACCTGTATGGTGCAGCGTATATTGTTTGGGGACACCTGTATGGTGCAGCGTATATTGTTTGGGGACACCTGTATCGTGCAGTGTATATTGTTTGGGGACACCTGTATGGTGCAGCGTATATTGTTTGGGGACACCTGTATGGTGCAGCGTATATTGTTTGGGGACACCTGTATCGTGCAGTGTATATTGTTTGGGGACACCTGTATGGTGCAGTGTATATTGTTTGGGGACACCTGTATCGTGTAGCGTATGTTGTTTGGGGACACCTGTATGGTGCAGCGTATATTGTTTGGGGACACCTGTATCGTGCAGTGTATATTGTTTGGGGACACCTGTATCGTGCAGTGTATATTGTTTGGGGACACCTGTATGGTGCAGCGTATATTGTTTGGGGACACCTGTATGGTGCAGCGTATATTGTTTGGGGACACCTGTATGGTGCAGCGTATATTGTTTGGGGACACCTGTATCGTGCAGTGTATATTGTTTGGGGACACCTGTATCGTGCAGTGTATATTGTTTGGGGACACCTGTATGGTGCAGCGTATATTGTTTGGGGACACCTGTATGGTGCAGCGTATATTGTTTGGGGACACCTGTATCGTGCAGTGTATATTGTTTGGGGACACCTGTATGGTGCAGTGTATATTGTTTGGGGACAC CTGTATCGTGTAGCGTATGTTGTTTGGGGACACCTGTATGGTGCAGCGTATATTGTTTGGGGACACCTGTATggtgcagcatatgttgtttggGGACACCTGTATGGTGCAGCGTATATTGTTTGGGGACACCTGTATGGTGCAGCGTATATTGTTTGGGGACACCTGTATCGTGCAGTGTATATTGTTTGGGGACACCTGTATGGTGCAGTGTATATTGTTTGGGGACACCTGTATGGTGCAGCGTATATTGTTTGGGGACACCTGTATCGTGTAGCGTATGTTGTTTGGGGACACCTGTATGGTGCAGCGTATATTGTTTGGGGACACCTGTATggtgcagcatatgttgtttggGGACACCTGTATCGTGCAGTGTATGTTACTGAAGTCAATTGTAAATAA